The following coding sequences are from one Granulicella sp. L56 window:
- a CDS encoding AAA family ATPase, with amino-acid sequence MKPSKLHEALHALIDERVPLHIWGPCGVGKSQIVGQVARDLDFDFLDVRAVQLDPVDLRGLPRIASDQTEWVPPKFLPTTGKGILFLDELTSAPQMTQAGCYQLVLDRKLGEYVLPDGWVVIAAGNPASERGVHFAMPRPLRNRFVHLELEADLDDWCKWAVKARIRPEIIAFLRFKPDLLHAADTMADANAWPTPRSWEMASNVLCGVAKHRNALLLSGTSEFEAQLLDGTVGEGAASELIGFLRHFRQLPSIDEILLNPATAPVPTETSAQIAVATALGRVMTDNSIGRGITYLDRMPTEMRVMAVRDAAAREVAITHTPEFIQFGVKYREVLQ; translated from the coding sequence ATGAAACCCTCTAAGCTCCATGAAGCGCTTCATGCGCTCATCGACGAGCGTGTGCCCCTGCATATCTGGGGACCATGCGGCGTCGGCAAATCGCAGATCGTCGGGCAGGTCGCCCGCGACCTCGATTTCGACTTTCTCGACGTACGGGCCGTGCAACTCGACCCAGTCGACCTGCGCGGGCTGCCGCGGATTGCGTCGGACCAGACCGAATGGGTGCCTCCAAAGTTCCTGCCCACCACCGGCAAGGGCATTCTCTTTCTCGACGAACTGACCTCCGCTCCACAGATGACGCAGGCCGGATGCTATCAACTCGTTCTCGATCGCAAGCTCGGCGAATACGTCCTGCCCGACGGGTGGGTAGTCATCGCTGCCGGCAATCCAGCCTCGGAACGAGGCGTCCATTTCGCGATGCCGCGTCCCCTGCGTAATCGGTTCGTGCATCTCGAACTCGAGGCGGACCTGGACGATTGGTGCAAGTGGGCAGTCAAGGCCCGCATCCGCCCAGAGATCATCGCGTTTCTGCGGTTCAAGCCGGATCTGCTGCACGCGGCCGACACGATGGCCGACGCCAACGCATGGCCCACTCCGCGATCCTGGGAGATGGCCTCGAACGTCCTGTGCGGCGTCGCCAAACATCGGAACGCATTGCTGCTCTCGGGCACCAGCGAGTTCGAAGCGCAACTACTCGATGGAACGGTCGGTGAAGGAGCGGCTTCGGAGCTTATCGGATTTCTCCGGCACTTCCGTCAGTTGCCTTCCATCGACGAGATCCTCCTTAATCCAGCGACAGCCCCGGTCCCCACGGAGACCTCCGCACAGATTGCGGTCGCCACGGCGCTGGGCCGTGTCATGACGGACAACTCCATCGGCAGAGGGATTACCTACCTCGACCGCATGCCGACCGAGATGCGCGTTATGGCCGTCCGCGACGCGGCCGCACGAGAGGTCGCTATCACCCACACGCCGGAGTTCATCCAGTTCGGCGTGAAATACCGGGAGGTATTGCAATGA
- a CDS encoding RES domain-containing protein: MICGLPVPGPSEAFTAVSVKHSDVAVWFHVYSTKNYPTHAGSFSLGWGDTRFAPIHAEGGTWLHTYYVASTPECAYIESVLHDIPLHPSGSFDEDELRHYHLAGVVLPEPLECVSFHTPYLPALQNLTRAQLIDSLPACYEETRAWSQAAYLQCPDAQALAYGSRRDDAGRCLMLFGQRMPAPPLTVVSDEPLALEPRRSEIIALIRRLKIHKI, from the coding sequence ATGATCTGTGGACTACCGGTACCCGGCCCGTCAGAGGCATTTACCGCGGTCTCCGTGAAGCACTCCGACGTCGCGGTCTGGTTCCATGTGTACAGCACGAAGAACTATCCCACCCATGCAGGCTCCTTTTCCCTGGGATGGGGCGACACCCGTTTCGCTCCCATCCATGCCGAAGGCGGGACGTGGCTGCATACCTACTACGTGGCCAGCACGCCGGAGTGCGCTTACATCGAGTCGGTGCTGCATGACATTCCGCTCCATCCCTCTGGGTCCTTCGATGAGGACGAGCTTCGGCATTACCATCTGGCGGGGGTGGTCCTTCCTGAGCCGCTCGAATGTGTGAGCTTCCACACGCCCTATTTGCCTGCTCTCCAAAATCTCACTCGCGCTCAGTTGATCGACAGCCTGCCGGCTTGCTACGAGGAGACGAGAGCATGGTCTCAAGCGGCCTATCTGCAGTGCCCCGATGCGCAGGCTCTGGCCTATGGATCGCGAAGAGATGACGCGGGGCGTTGCCTCATGCTTTTCGGCCAACGCATGCCTGCCCCTCCGTTGACAGTCGTTTCGGACGAACCGTTGGCGCTGGAGCCGAGACGCTCAGAGATCATCGCTCTGATTCGCCGACTGAAGATCCACAAGATTTAG
- a CDS encoding thioredoxin family protein — protein MMERMLALLLPESELCIAKPPRRDEALPSVCGVEHVCDFLEVACHHRVVHRFICLETEATMSTFSDQFSVALPYGQYLANGTEEQQRRWTQVYDIAGLDATQQEFIAGFEREMKILVHSGIWCEDCVEQCPLIQRTAEANPAKINVHFWNAR, from the coding sequence ATGATGGAACGAATGCTCGCGCTCTTACTTCCAGAATCGGAATTGTGCATTGCGAAGCCGCCCAGGCGAGATGAAGCGCTTCCGTCAGTTTGCGGCGTCGAGCACGTCTGTGATTTTCTTGAGGTGGCATGCCATCATCGGGTAGTTCATAGATTCATCTGTTTGGAGACAGAAGCCACGATGTCAACATTTTCAGATCAATTCTCCGTTGCACTTCCATACGGGCAGTACCTTGCGAACGGTACTGAAGAGCAGCAGCGCCGCTGGACGCAGGTCTACGACATTGCAGGGCTCGATGCAACTCAACAGGAGTTCATCGCCGGCTTCGAGCGGGAGATGAAGATTCTTGTTCATTCCGGCATCTGGTGCGAAGATTGTGTCGAGCAGTGTCCGCTGATCCAGCGGACCGCCGAAGCCAATCCTGCAAAGATCAATGTGCATTTCTGGAACGCGAGATGA